The following are from one region of the Chloracidobacterium sp. genome:
- a CDS encoding dihydrofolate reductase → MRKVTFGGANSLDNYFAREDGGMDWLLWSEEAVDITKDYWPRIDTILMGRKTYEVALANDPQSGEGVDDEGGIRTYVFSRTLPAGKTTGGAEIVAEDPAEFLRDLKAMDGKEICIMGGGDLARTFLEAGLIDEIGLNIHPVLLGSGVPLFHRMSRQTDLELVECKPMKNGCVYVLYRVRQQSEG, encoded by the coding sequence ATGCGCAAAGTGACGTTTGGCGGAGCCAACAGTTTGGATAATTACTTTGCCCGAGAAGATGGCGGGATGGATTGGCTGCTTTGGAGCGAAGAGGCAGTGGACATCACGAAGGACTATTGGCCGCGTATCGACACGATATTGATGGGCCGCAAGACCTACGAGGTGGCGCTCGCCAATGATCCGCAGAGCGGTGAGGGAGTCGATGACGAAGGCGGGATCAGGACTTATGTTTTCTCTCGCACGCTCCCGGCCGGGAAAACAACGGGCGGCGCGGAAATAGTGGCGGAAGACCCGGCCGAATTCCTGCGAGACCTGAAGGCCATGGATGGCAAGGAGATCTGTATCATGGGCGGCGGTGATCTAGCACGAACCTTCCTTGAAGCCGGGTTGATCGACGAGATAGGGCTGAATATCCATCCGGTGCTGCTTGGTTCAGGTGTGCCGTTATTTCATCGGATGTCGCGACAGACAGACCTCGAGCTTGTCGAATGCAAGCCAATGAAGAATGGCTGTGTATACGTGCTATATCGGGTCAGGCAGCAGTCCGAAGGCTGA
- a CDS encoding site-2 protease family protein: MQFLERFKRQFVLLQVSDIPVRADGRWLFFIALMSTIIAATIQPFVANLAASIVFALATTIVFFVSIFVHEFAHAAIARIERLEVVEIVLHPFGGLTRFRHEPETPRAEFRIAIAGPAASFVLALIFVLAAVASSSAGAEVLAVLMFTLAIGNFLIAVFNMFPGYPLDGGRVLRAYLWRSGRDLNEATILTGRFGQGIAVVMFVFGLAIILVRNDFFTGFWAILVGLFLFDSAGAIIRETRSLEQIFVEDVMMLPIAVAPGSTIREFVDNVLPMNRLSVFPVAENRQLYGMLLLSEIKLIEKSKWHLTVVRDVMQPVEDQHFVETGVSIAEAREIIRSNGIGTVGVVDSEGQLVGMVHLGISR, translated from the coding sequence ATGCAGTTTCTTGAGCGATTCAAGCGGCAGTTCGTTTTACTGCAGGTCTCTGATATCCCCGTTCGGGCGGACGGACGATGGTTGTTCTTCATCGCGCTGATGTCGACGATCATTGCAGCGACCATTCAACCGTTCGTTGCAAATTTAGCGGCCAGTATCGTATTCGCACTCGCGACGACAATAGTTTTCTTTGTTTCGATTTTTGTCCATGAGTTTGCACACGCAGCGATCGCACGGATCGAACGTCTCGAGGTGGTCGAGATCGTGCTGCATCCTTTTGGCGGGCTTACGCGATTTCGCCACGAGCCCGAGACGCCGCGTGCTGAGTTTCGCATTGCGATCGCAGGGCCGGCGGCAAGCTTCGTACTCGCACTGATCTTTGTTTTGGCAGCCGTTGCATCTAGTTCTGCAGGCGCCGAGGTTCTTGCTGTTTTAATGTTCACGCTCGCGATCGGAAATTTCCTGATCGCTGTTTTTAACATGTTTCCTGGCTACCCGCTCGACGGTGGCCGGGTCCTTCGGGCGTATCTTTGGCGATCAGGCCGCGACCTTAACGAGGCAACGATTCTGACCGGCCGATTTGGCCAGGGAATCGCGGTCGTTATGTTCGTTTTCGGCCTGGCGATCATCCTAGTTCGCAATGACTTCTTTACAGGATTCTGGGCCATCTTGGTTGGCCTGTTCCTTTTCGACTCGGCTGGCGCGATCATCCGCGAGACCCGTTCGTTGGAGCAAATCTTTGTTGAGGATGTGATGATGCTTCCGATCGCGGTAGCGCCCGGATCGACGATCCGGGAATTTGTCGACAACGTGCTTCCGATGAACCGACTGAGTGTCTTTCCGGTAGCGGAGAATCGCCAGCTTTACGGAATGCTACTGCTTTCGGAAATCAAGCTCATTGAAAAGAGTAAATGGCATCTGACCGTTGTCCGCGACGTAATGCAGCCGGTTGAGGATCAGCACTTTGTTGAGACCGGCGTTTCGATTGCCGAGGCTCGCGAGATTATACGGTCTAACGGTATCGGAACTGTTGGCGTGGTCGACAGTGAGGGGCAGCTCGTCGGCATGGTTCACCTCGGCATCAGCCGTTAG
- a CDS encoding YbbR-like domain-containing protein, whose translation MTEVEERGATKEETYGLLIKQVVRKVFFEDWLIKLVALGVTFSLWLGVTGLSTPTTTRFSSVPLTLRFASNTEITNSPVQEVDIVVTGDKRRINQINKNDLILSVDLTDVQPGDRVIQLTPEDVSIELPTGVKLDEIQPNRIAVRLEPVEEREVDVKIETDGELTDGLEVYAQTAVPARVRVRGPASFVRQLTVVSAEKIDLKDRRGDFVAKQIPLVLANPKAAVLDSTVDISFRIGEKRIERLLLVPVKGDARRKATVVLFGPRSALLAAKPDDLEVNIIGGAADDDTSQLTLPSGLRNDVEIRKFKIAP comes from the coding sequence ATGACCGAGGTTGAAGAACGTGGAGCGACGAAGGAAGAGACGTACGGATTGCTGATAAAGCAGGTCGTACGAAAGGTCTTTTTCGAAGATTGGCTTATCAAGCTTGTGGCGTTGGGTGTCACGTTCTCGCTATGGCTCGGTGTCACAGGACTTAGCACTCCAACAACGACCCGTTTCAGCAGTGTTCCATTGACGCTTCGATTCGCAAGCAACACTGAAATAACAAATTCGCCGGTTCAGGAAGTGGATATTGTCGTCACCGGCGACAAACGTCGTATCAATCAGATCAACAAGAACGATCTGATCCTTTCGGTTGATCTAACGGACGTTCAACCAGGCGACCGAGTGATCCAACTCACTCCGGAAGATGTTTCGATCGAATTGCCGACCGGGGTAAAACTTGACGAGATACAGCCAAATCGGATCGCTGTGCGGCTCGAACCAGTTGAGGAACGAGAGGTTGACGTAAAGATCGAAACGGATGGCGAACTTACGGACGGCCTTGAGGTTTATGCTCAAACGGCGGTTCCGGCAAGGGTACGCGTGCGAGGGCCGGCAAGTTTCGTCCGGCAGTTGACGGTTGTTTCAGCAGAGAAGATCGACCTTAAGGACCGGCGAGGTGATTTTGTTGCAAAACAGATACCCTTGGTCCTCGCTAATCCAAAAGCGGCCGTCCTCGATTCGACGGTCGATATTTCGTTTCGTATCGGCGAGAAACGGATCGAGCGTCTGCTTCTGGTGCCGGTAAAAGGCGATGCCCGACGAAAGGCGACCGTTGTACTGTTCGGCCCACGGTCCGCGTTACTTGCCGCAAAACCCGACGATCTCGAAGTAAATATAATTGGCGGCGCGGCCGATGACGACACTAGTCAGCTCACTTTACCGTCTGGTCTGCGAAACGATGTCGAGATACGTAAGTTCAAGATAGCGCCCTAA
- a CDS encoding PDZ domain-containing protein codes for MKRILERLDMIAEVTQHSLSAKWLERAAFLSILLMALSAPHSIAATQTAWLVGLVCWAARMFIKPRPAFRFRWIDAALLSFVGWTILSSFLSYEPAISLDKLRGVGLFLILYLVTCNLRSMRAVVLVAAVLITSCMFNVVLVPLERVVGRGVEIYGVRPDGAFAKAGLANGDAILKVNGKKVSTPEEILAEITKTESASLLLHRPDSYPSRTIRRVDLPQAATVFDSLGFESWKKNHKWRAMGFYGHFTTYSEVLQLVGSLVLGLLIAGFFAAIRTNIPGTAPADRLFSKRNAILAICLVLISLALLLTGTRASQLGMMASAFAMVVSIGNRKLVFAMFLIAIPVSLAGYLVIQQTRQPGETNEYRKMMWRDGVRLATEKPRHLLVGVGMDSLKKRWPEWGLFDGGNMPMGHFHSTPVQLAAERGLPALMLWIVFLALLARTLWRGLKRSVNAIQSGIILGGIGGLVGFVTAGMVHYNLGDGEVAMVFYLIAGAALAASRFTDLDTRSADPMPDISLRTAA; via the coding sequence ATGAAACGCATCCTTGAAAGGCTCGACATGATCGCCGAGGTCACACAGCATTCATTATCTGCAAAATGGCTGGAAAGAGCGGCCTTCTTAAGCATCTTACTGATGGCCCTCTCAGCTCCGCATTCGATCGCCGCTACACAGACCGCGTGGCTCGTCGGGCTTGTGTGCTGGGCTGCCCGAATGTTCATAAAGCCAAGGCCGGCTTTTCGATTCAGATGGATCGATGCCGCGCTACTGTCATTCGTCGGTTGGACGATCCTCAGTTCTTTTCTTTCATATGAACCGGCGATCTCGTTAGACAAACTTCGAGGCGTTGGGCTTTTTTTGATCCTGTATCTTGTTACCTGCAACTTGCGATCTATGCGCGCGGTGGTGCTGGTCGCGGCCGTTTTGATTACCTCTTGTATGTTCAACGTCGTCTTGGTGCCGCTCGAACGCGTTGTAGGACGCGGTGTCGAGATCTACGGCGTTAGGCCCGATGGAGCATTTGCAAAAGCAGGCCTTGCGAATGGCGACGCGATACTCAAAGTCAACGGCAAGAAAGTGAGCACGCCTGAAGAAATATTGGCTGAGATCACAAAAACAGAAAGTGCATCGTTGTTATTGCACCGTCCGGATTCATACCCGAGCAGAACCATTCGCCGCGTCGATCTGCCACAAGCAGCGACCGTGTTCGATTCGCTCGGCTTCGAAAGTTGGAAGAAAAATCATAAGTGGCGAGCAATGGGCTTCTACGGTCACTTCACGACCTATTCCGAAGTGCTGCAGCTCGTCGGTTCGCTCGTTCTCGGACTGCTGATAGCCGGATTCTTTGCCGCTATTCGAACAAACATACCGGGAACCGCACCCGCTGATCGCCTGTTTTCGAAGAGAAACGCGATTCTTGCGATTTGCCTCGTCCTTATCAGCTTAGCGCTGCTTTTGACCGGGACCAGGGCTTCACAATTGGGCATGATGGCGTCCGCATTTGCAATGGTAGTTTCGATCGGTAACCGTAAGCTGGTGTTCGCGATGTTCTTGATCGCGATCCCTGTCAGTCTTGCCGGCTATTTAGTGATCCAGCAAACGCGGCAACCGGGCGAAACCAACGAGTATCGAAAAATGATGTGGCGCGACGGAGTAAGGCTGGCGACCGAGAAGCCCCGGCATTTGCTTGTCGGCGTCGGAATGGACTCGCTGAAGAAGCGTTGGCCGGAATGGGGTCTCTTTGACGGCGGAAATATGCCGATGGGTCACTTTCATTCAACTCCGGTGCAGCTTGCTGCCGAACGTGGCTTGCCCGCGCTCATGCTTTGGATCGTGTTTCTCGCCTTGTTGGCCCGAACTTTGTGGCGGGGATTGAAGCGCTCCGTCAACGCAATTCAGTCTGGCATCATCCTTGGCGGGATCGGAGGTTTGGTGGGGTTTGTTACCGCCGGCATGGTCCACTATAATCTTGGCGATGGCGAGGTCGCGATGGTCTTCTATTTGATCGCCGGGGCCGCCCTAGCTGCTTCCCGGTTCACCGACCTCGACACCCGAAGTGCCGATCCGATGCCTGACATCAGCCTTCGGACTGCTGCCTGA
- a CDS encoding TonB family protein — MPIAGNGAIDMEFAGWLKSLVLILLPSLILNGQQESKHPGIVYFEKGNYDAAIRSLEAAGKTKERRSDPVIWNALGLAYLKQNDAKKARKPLETAVKLSPSNSDYRTNLAYAYFLNLQYSKASAETEKAIALDPANVAAYRLRGTSRMWNLDLAAAEQDADTMLRIDPKFPPGYILKADIMIARLSKQLTEGRTIYEEVGFLKQALEVLTDGVKNCKGSADTIRLENEREAMSAFYTHFSRDRSNDPPPGSPPPPGVTPYKIISKPKAQYTNEARAVSQRGTIKLHALLGASGNVEHVLLVKRLGYGLDEQAVRAARQIKFEPKRINGKPVSTVVTIEYGFDVF, encoded by the coding sequence ATGCCGATCGCAGGAAACGGAGCTATAGATATGGAATTTGCAGGCTGGTTGAAGTCCCTTGTGCTTATCCTTCTGCCTTCGCTGATCCTTAATGGTCAACAAGAGAGCAAACATCCCGGCATTGTTTATTTCGAGAAAGGGAACTACGACGCTGCGATTCGCTCGTTGGAAGCAGCAGGAAAAACCAAAGAACGGCGATCCGATCCGGTGATCTGGAATGCACTTGGGTTGGCTTATCTCAAACAGAACGATGCCAAAAAAGCTCGAAAACCCCTTGAGACCGCAGTCAAGCTTTCGCCGTCGAACTCGGACTATCGAACCAACCTTGCATACGCCTATTTTTTGAACCTCCAATACTCGAAAGCCAGCGCCGAAACTGAAAAGGCGATTGCTCTCGATCCAGCGAACGTTGCTGCCTATCGGCTTCGCGGAACCTCCCGGATGTGGAATTTGGATCTTGCCGCGGCCGAGCAGGATGCCGACACCATGTTGCGGATAGACCCAAAGTTTCCGCCCGGGTACATCCTCAAAGCCGACATAATGATCGCTCGCTTGTCAAAACAGTTGACCGAAGGCCGTACGATCTACGAGGAAGTGGGTTTTCTCAAACAAGCGCTTGAGGTGTTGACCGATGGCGTCAAGAATTGCAAAGGCTCCGCTGATACGATCCGGCTTGAGAATGAGCGCGAAGCGATGTCAGCCTTCTACACCCATTTCTCCCGCGACCGGTCAAATGATCCGCCTCCGGGCTCGCCGCCCCCTCCAGGTGTGACACCATATAAGATCATCTCGAAACCAAAAGCGCAATATACCAACGAAGCACGAGCCGTCTCCCAACGAGGTACGATCAAACTTCATGCCCTTCTCGGTGCCAGTGGAAACGTCGAGCACGTCCTATTGGTAAAGCGTCTTGGCTACGGATTAGACGAACAGGCAGTCCGGGCAGCGAGGCAGATAAAGTTTGAGCCCAAACGGATCAACGGCAAGCCCGTTTCAACGGTCGTGACGATCGAATATGGCTTTGATGTGTTTTAG
- a CDS encoding sigma-70 family RNA polymerase sigma factor has translation MANESTEILVLKAQAGDKDAFDELLSSIQLQLWRFAYRIVLDSHHADDVIQEVFLIIYRKIGWLNDPKLFSPWAYRITSRECFRQLKRENRWKQQIRDEETLRSIEAPIDSELNSEIIERLPGLLSNISPASRAVLVLHYLDELTLSETADILDISIGTAKSRLAYGLKSLRDQLLEEPAK, from the coding sequence ATGGCGAACGAATCAACCGAGATACTTGTGCTGAAGGCCCAGGCGGGCGATAAGGACGCATTTGACGAATTGTTGAGTTCGATCCAATTGCAGCTTTGGCGTTTTGCCTATCGGATAGTTTTAGATTCACACCATGCTGATGATGTTATTCAGGAGGTCTTTTTGATCATCTATCGAAAGATAGGTTGGCTGAACGATCCCAAACTCTTCAGTCCATGGGCGTACCGAATCACTTCACGAGAGTGTTTTCGCCAACTAAAAAGGGAAAATCGTTGGAAACAGCAGATCCGCGATGAAGAGACACTGCGTTCGATCGAGGCCCCGATAGATAGCGAACTCAATAGCGAGATAATCGAGCGGCTTCCCGGTTTACTCTCAAATATTTCACCGGCTAGCAGGGCGGTCCTGGTATTGCATTACCTCGACGAACTTACATTGTCTGAGACCGCCGACATTCTTGATATCTCTATCGGAACTGCTAAATCGCGGTTAGCCTATGGCCTTAAAAGCCTTAGAGATCAGTTACTGGAGGAACCGGCAAAGTGA
- a CDS encoding TIGR00159 family protein: MQIIEYLPTISTLRNLLDIALVFIIVYVVLKLLRGTRAVPTMVGIVLLALLYWLAVAQDLATLEFVLRSAVLYIGVAIIVLFQSEIRQALIYFANRLRFPLLKRQRGQFGGSVYDEIVLAITTLSSEKTGALVVIERNVGLRNFIDAGVQLDAVISYDLLVTIFNPSTPLHDGAVVIRDERIAAASVFLPLTKNPGISRELGTRHRAAIGITEGTDSISIVVSEETGLITYVEAGEVRRNLDTNQLRKALLRAMEIPLIETKRESTKTMKDPETEITVG; this comes from the coding sequence ATGCAGATCATAGAGTATCTTCCGACAATAAGTACCTTGCGAAATCTTTTAGATATCGCACTGGTCTTTATTATTGTCTATGTAGTGCTCAAACTGCTCCGCGGTACCCGAGCGGTTCCTACTATGGTCGGTATCGTCTTGCTCGCACTGCTCTACTGGCTTGCGGTCGCTCAGGACTTGGCGACTCTCGAGTTCGTCTTACGGTCGGCGGTCCTATATATCGGTGTGGCGATAATCGTCCTTTTTCAGTCCGAGATTCGGCAAGCGTTGATCTACTTCGCTAATCGGCTCAGGTTCCCGCTCCTTAAACGGCAACGAGGACAATTCGGTGGCAGCGTGTATGACGAGATCGTACTAGCGATCACGACGCTTTCGAGCGAAAAGACAGGCGCACTTGTGGTCATCGAACGCAACGTCGGATTGCGGAACTTCATCGACGCAGGTGTGCAGCTTGACGCAGTCATAAGCTACGACCTTTTGGTCACCATTTTCAACCCATCTACGCCGCTGCACGATGGTGCGGTTGTTATTCGAGATGAGAGGATCGCTGCCGCTTCTGTGTTTTTGCCGTTGACGAAAAATCCCGGCATTTCGCGGGAACTTGGGACGCGTCACCGCGCCGCGATCGGCATTACAGAAGGAACGGATTCGATCTCGATCGTTGTCTCGGAGGAAACCGGTTTGATCACTTATGTCGAGGCCGGCGAGGTTCGCCGCAATTTAGATACGAACCAACTTCGAAAGGCTTTGCTCAGGGCAATGGAGATCCCGTTGATCGAAACAAAGCGAGAATCGACCAAAACGATGAAAGATCCAGAGACCGAGATCACAGTGGGTTAG